The sequence below is a genomic window from Pongo abelii isolate AG06213 chromosome 12, NHGRI_mPonAbe1-v2.0_pri, whole genome shotgun sequence.
aaagaaattaaattggtCTCAAAATATATCCTCTTAGAGCCAATGTATCTTCTGCAACTAACCAAATTCATTCTCAGAATCAAGACCTTTTTGACGCTTCAATTTCCTTCCATATTGCAGCTTCAATTTTTGAAGTATCATATTCCCTCATCATATCAAATTCAAGCCATGGCTGACTCCACTTCTGAGCTTCTTTCATTTGCTCTTCAGTTAAACAAAGATCAAATCTGATtcctttaatattaaaatttggaCGTTCCCAGCGTTTAGACCAGGGCTTAGGCTTCATTTTTACTTTCAGCTaaggaagatgaaaaaaaaaaaaagcaataattagGCTGATAGGCATGAGCAAAAATTCTTCTGAAGTTTCATTAAGATGattctttcttccttattttatacTTGAACTTCTAGTTTCAAATGTATAACCCATACCTCATTAACAGGAACTTTTTGGTTAGGCTCTTGTACTTCTGGCTTCATATTCACATCAAAAGTGCTATATTCAGGAAGGGCATCTCGTAAGTATAGCAAGCTATCATCTAGCCGTTTCTCTAATTTGACCACTTGAATCTCCTGGACCCGAGGATTATAAAGTTCAAAGCAAATCTCGACACCTAAATAGAACAGAAAACATATTCTTACAATCTAAGTCCACATTCCTATACATGTTTCATACTGCAGTAAAAGCATTTCATAAAGGAATTAGCACAAAGTTTTGCATGTAGAAAATGTGCtgttaatttgaaatttttaagataaagattactgaaagaaatagaaataagctaaaattcatttaaatataaagtGAGAAAGTCTGAATTGGAATGAtagtctaaaaaagaaaaaatggcttcTAGAAATATGTTGAGTCACATATCTCTTCAATCCTCATAGTAGTAACTTCAGAGAAAGTCTGAATTCATCCCTATGTCATGTTTTTTATCTCCCAATTACTTGAAGAAAAATCAATCTTCCATGTTAAGAGTAATAGGATTAATGgtacaaaagaagtaaaatattaagTTCCAACTTTGGTTAGAAGCTCCTTTGATTAAGGATTAGTGGATTAAAGGGCTGGAGAGAACTAGTTTTGCCTTTTGCCTTTCcacctttcaccatgtgagggcacagtaCTTGGCCCTTCCAGAGCacacagcaacaaggcaccatcttggatgCAGGGAAGGAGGCCTCACCAAATACaaaacctgccagcaccttgaacttagatttcccagcctcccgaactgtgagaaataaatttctgttctttctaaattacccagcctgTAGCACTTTGTTACAACAGCATGAACAGAATAAGCCACCAGAAATGTAAACCAGAGAGACCGCACAAATGCAAGCAGATGATGGTGACATGGATGAGGGTGATAGCAATGTAGAGGGAAGAACAGAcaaaattgtgatatattttttGGAGACTGTGCCAAGAAAACTTGATTGACTGCATGTGTGAAAGTAAGTGGGTAGGCAGAGTGGTACCATTTATGGAAATAGAAAAGACTGTGAATGGAACACGCTGCAAGGGGAAATAAAGAGTTCTGCTTTCAACTTATGCTGATAAGACATCCAAATAGAGTGTTGATCAGATGGCTGCATATGCACATCTGGAACTTAAAAAGGGTCAGTCCTGGAGTTATAAATTTGGAAGTTATCATTATACAGATGGTATACAAAGCCACTGAACATGAAGGAAACACTAATGCAGGAAGTAGTGATGGGGAAGGTTGAAGCAGGTTACAATAGTCAGACATACTTTAGAGAATGGCAAGAGGGAGCTAATCCTTTTTGAGTATTCTGTGTCCAGTACTTCAAATACAGTATCTCATAGTTGATTGGCTAGAACCATGTAGAGTAGAAACTATTACTATCTTAATGCTTAAAGAAAATCAAATGACTCATCACTCCTATACTCATTTACTTCTATTACAAGGCCTCTCCAAGTATTTGACCTGATTGAAGGCACAAATCAATTAAGTCCTGCTGAATTCCTGCACGCACAGCCCACTAGGTCATTACAGAATAAGCAAGATAGCaactgctttcacattttcaatttctttgaaaataagaatACTTTGTTGTtggaacttcatgaagcatacaacTTGATAAACGTAACTGTTTCTGCCATTTTAATTAATAATCTTGCTAGAGTTTTACTCCTTGTTCCTCTGCCTATTAGGCATAGTATATAAACacaattttgcctttttaaaattcctcCAAAGTCATATAAGACAgtgataattttgttttgtgtcaTAACATAAAGTAAAATGTGGGTATTCATTTTAGGAGCAAGTAATTCATGAAGACATTATAGGTTTGTCTTAAAGTTTTACTCATGGGTTATTTGCTCCTAAAACGAATATCCCCATACTGCTTTATAGTAATTTATTCCCCCCTTTGATGTTGCCATGGTTTGCAAAGTCTACTTCTAATGACTGTTGTTCCAATAACATAAGAAGCCTTCAAGAGAAAGAAGTCCATCAACCATATTTAATCATTAACTTCAAATCTCAATCCATTCTAAAGCTACAGGCTCCACATCTTCCCTCAGAGTctccttttactttcaaatttcagatttcttATCTCAGGatgcagaaacaaaaaggaatcCTGAGATAACATCTTCTAGACAATGAAAATGATGAAATATAACTTACCTTGTCCTTCGATAACATTCCTAAGAATGAAAGTAGCTCCAAGTCCTCTTCCTGATCTCTGGATGCAAATCCCCAGAAACTGGCTGATTTTTCCACTGGCATATGGGTCAGCCGTAGTAACACGAAGAATACTGCCTACAAATTCAAAAGAGAAGTGAACTTTTTTTTCAGCACACCCAGCTGAGAAGTAAACTTTATATAAGatgcagaaacaaacaaacagcatttCTAGATAACTTAACTTCCTAAATGTTTTAATGTAGGAATAAATACTTCATATGAGCATAACCCAAATATGTAAAAGACaatcttcttttgctttttaagaaaACTAACCATCCAATCACTAAGCAACTAGCCATCCTAAttactaataataaaaacatacagCTCTTACTGACCAACATAGAACTCTGGAATGTGGAGTACTTTTCTCCTTTCTAACatatcttttctttccatttgaaatTTCAGAGGATCTGTTCTTCCTCTTGGAGGAATGAATTCAGGACTCAAGAACctgtgaaaaatacaaacaaataattaaaagtaaactCAAAAGGCTGCTAGAAGAAAAATTGTTgcttttcaaagaaattaaagaatatgaTATTGATGTGTTTTATTCTTCATTGTCTAAATAAAAGTCAATCTTATTTCTAAAATTGTTAATGCTCATGAAAATAGCTAACAATTCCTGAGTACTCACCTGGTATTTTGTTAAAAGCTTTATGAAACATCTATAGCATAAATTAATCCTTCTAGCAACCATGTGGGTTTGGTGTCATCTCCTTTTTACAGAGCAAGAAACTGAAGCTTGAAAAAGGTAAATAACTAACCCATTGTTACATTAGCTATAAATCTGTCAAAACAAGATTTAAATGTAGGTATGTTGGTCAGTCTCCAAAGCCTATAACCATTACTACAGGCCTCACACTGAGCTATACATGCTATAAAAATTATATCAGAAAAGACACCAACATATAAATCACTAATTATAAACTGACttttcaaatgatcttcctgaTCAGAGAAGATGGCCCTGGAGATGGTGCTGAAGGACCTGGGGCATCTGCAGGCTTGTTGGCTGTGTTTGCTGGTCAAGACTATAGACCAGTTTGAATATGATGGTTCTGACAGCTGTGACACCTATCTACAGACGAAGAGTAACCGAGATGGTATATGACTGCACTAGCTCTTCCTTTGACGGAATCATTGCAATGATGAGTCCAGAGGACAGTTAGGTCTCCAAGTGGCAGCGAGTCACTAACTTTAAGCCAGGTACATATGCGGTGTCATTCACTGGTCACCTGCCCCAAGGAATCATGTAGGAGCTGAAAAGTCGAGGAGCGACCTACAAATCCAGAGACACAGCTGCAGCACATCATGTCCCTGaaccattttctcttccttggaTGACAGGTGCGGGTGGGAGAGATTTGGGTTGGTGGATTAACAGATTGAACTGAAGAGAAAGTAGGACGCTGATTTTCCTATCCATGGCCCAGGGCGGCACCTTGCCCATGGCAAGGACTCTAGGTCAAATGCCAATAAATATGAACCTCTAGAAAGTTCTTAAGGCCCTGATACATTCCttgcctccctctccctttctcttaggCACAGTAAGAGCTTATTTATGCTGTAAGAATCTTCCCAGAGCAGCAGAGGCCCTTCTACTCCCTACTGACTGTTTCTGAGCCTTCTGTACTGCAGCCTTTCTAGTATGCTTCCTTGCTTCCCATGGGAAGGTGCTGTCCAGAGGCTAGGTAATCCCATCAGCTTGGTAGTCCTGGGGTCTTGTGGTTGTATCTTTCTGCCCTCTAGACCTGGCACAGCAGTATCCCTTGAAGAAATCctgaggcttcatagtgctcttTGCTCCTTGACCATGTTTAATAATTCTTGCTTTTCCCCCTCCTcgtctgttttcttctgtttactGCTCTTCCTATACCTTAGGCCAGTCCCACGTCCTTGCATTTCACATTCTCCTAACTGCAGACCCTTGGGCCTTAGGCAACTGCTGGGTCCTAGTCTGCCTTGTTTGTGCCTCTGTAGAAGGTAagtccttccttttctcctctgcCCTAGTAGGGGACCTTGGGTAATGTCCCATTTTGGCCAAGGTGAGGTAtttgttttagaataaaaaattcaCCATAAATTCTCATTTACTTAAATTTCCACAGAAATCCTGTTAGTGTCCCCATTTTGATTTCCCTAAGTTGCTGGTTCTCCCTctgtaaaaaaagaatgattagaCCCTGCCTGTTTACCTCAGGATTGTTGTGATTATAGAAATGAAGCTATGTGAAAATTGTGTAAGTCTTACAAAGGTGAAATCcttttgcttaaaaaataataatcttccttttttcttctttaactgaTTTTAAGctcattatgaaatatttaatctacataaaaagtataaatgaCAGTACAATGAATATTCATGTCTCTACCACCCACCTCAAGAAATAAATTATCAATACTGTGGAAGCCCCTGTGTATCCCCTTCCTACTCCGTAGAGTTCATTACTATCCTGAATTTGGTGATTATTCCCatgaatttctttctcttcctcaattttccactttgaaaattttaaagccTACCAAAAAATAGTAATACAATGAACACCTGTAGATCTTTCATCTACTTTTACCAACTGCTAAAATTTtgctatatttgctttatatatacatatcatttttttctgagccatttgaaaatgtcagccaggtgtggtagcttacgtctgttatcccaacacttgggaggccaaggagggtagatcgtttgagcccaggagttccagaccagcctaggcaacacagtgagacctcattctacaacaaaaaatttttaaaaatagccaggcatggtggcgggcacctgtagtcccagctgcttgggagactgagtagGGAGGGGCCCAGGAGTAGGAGGCtgcagagccaagatcatgccactgcactccagcatggatgacaaagcaaggctctgtctcaaaaatatggAACAGCAAGGCATTTCGTTCCTCAATAATTTAGAAGGCTTATGCTAAGAATAAGGACTTGCTCCTATACTATCACGATACCCTTCTGAAACCTATAAAAGTCAGCATTAATTTGATAACATAATCTAATACAGAGGTATCCAATCATCTGGCTTCCCTGGGACACACTGGAGGAATTAtcttgagccacacataaaaGACACCAACAATAGCTggtaagcttaaaaaaaaaaaagtcacaaaaaaaatctcataatattttaagaaagtttacaaatttgtgctgGGCCACATttaaagctgtcctgggctgtgggttggacaagcttggtctaaTATAGAGTTCATACTCAAATGTATGTCATTATCTTGGGAAGGTATTTTACATCTATTCGTTGCCCAATTCAAAATACAATCAAGCTTCACACGTCATATTTGGTCGTTAGTCTCTCAGACTAGGACTTTTctccatctttgtatttttataacattaaCTTTTTTGAACAGTCAAGGCCTACTATCTCATCTCTGAATTCTGGATTGTTTCCACATGCCTACACTAAGGTTAAATAATTTTAGTAAGAATATTACAGGGAGACGATGTGAACAACTTATTCTGTCACATCAGGAGACACATAATATCAACTGGTACCATTACTGGTAAAGTTAGGTTTGACTGTTTGGCAAAGTTTCAGAAGGTCCCccttacatttctttttacttttcatatGCATGTATGTCTGGGCAACATATATTGTttagtatagtttttttttttttctgagatggagtcttgctctatcgcccaggctggagtgcagtggcacgatctcggctcactgcaacctctgcatcctgggttcaagcaattcttctgcctcagcctctcgagtagctgggattacaggcacatgccaccacacctggctaatttttttttttttttttgtatttttagtagagatggggatttcaccatgttggccaggctggtcttgaactcctgacttcgtgatctgccctcctcggcctcccaaagtgctgggataacaggcgtgagccaccgcacctggcctatagtTTTAAAACTTCATAAAAATAGCATCCTACTACATTAATAATTCTAAAGGTTTTTTTACACACAGATTTGTGAAAATTTTCCATGTTTAAAAGTTAGCTCTAACTCACTCATTTTTCACTGCTATACAATATTCTGTCATATGAATGTATTTGCCTCTTCACCTACTGATGGATATCTAGGCTGTCTCTAAATTTTTGTTACAAAAAATCCTGTTACATTCATTCTCGTGCTTGTCTCCTTGTACATACATGTTAGGAGTTTAAGTTGTGTGCTTTCTGAGTGAGAAGGTATACACAACTTAAACTTAGTAAATTCTGTCAAATTGTTCTCTACAGcatataatttacattcctatttAAGTGAATTCTATTAAATGCCACCGTTTAAAAGAGATATTCCATTTCTACCTTCAAAAACaaagttttataaagaaatattttctgaatctctTAGTTCTCTAACTCCAAGTTTACTTCTATTTAAATCCGTGGAATATTTTaaacgtcaaaaaaaaaaaaaaagtcagacgtGGTActggtagttccagctactcaggaggctgaggcgggaggatcacttgagcccagaatttgaggctgcagtgagctaaaatcaccactgcactccagcctgggtgactgagagagactctaaaaaaatttaaaaaataaaaaaataaaaaatcccagAAGTAATCCAATCAACAATCTACAGCCCTTTCAAGAAGCCTATAATCATATCAGGTTTTTCCTCTGaaaactggctttttaaaaaggttgCTACACAGCTCTCTTTTCAGACCCTAAGTCCTTTAAATTTACATGTACCTCCAAGATTACCACCATTCATATAAGTTTTTATTCACACTGTTTTGATGAGTAAGTTTCAGACACAATTTAGTGGCGGGTTTTACTGTGCTTTGTCTGCCAAAACTTCCAACCTAAACCACACCAAATTTTTTAAGTTGGCCAATCGATTCCTATCCAGGGTTAAGGGTCTTTTGAGAGAAAAGAACAGCTCTTGGACGTAAACAGGTATAAGCAGGATGTACCTCAGAGAAAAACTCTGGTACAGGACAAATACTACAGAGGAAAGAGTTTAAAATATGGGGAATCCCTACTTGAAGTTCTGACTCAATAAAACTGCAAAGAAGTTCAATGCTGGCTTGGGGAGAAGTGAGAAAGACAGAACAGTGTGGTGCGCTGGCTCTTGAATCCTACACACCTGCTCGTGCAGGGGGAGGTGCAGCCCCCACCTTAGAGCCGGGACCTCGAACGCGAAAGCGCTCACGCGCGCACCGACCGCAGCTGCCGGTCTAGCGCCAGGGCAGTGCCTCACCTGCGTTCCAGTTCCACGGGGCGGCGCTTGTCCAAGATGACCGGTTTCGGCGGCGGCTGGAACGCACCGGGCTCGGAAGGCCCAGTGCTCTGCTGCCGGACAGGCCCCGCGTGGACCCCTGCGGGAGCGGACGACGGAGGTCAGGAGTCTCGTGCCAACCCTGAGATCCCGCAGAGCCCCGCAATCTCCCCCAACCCGGCGTCCCACGGGGGACCAACGCCGGGGTTGCCTCTGATCTCCAGGTTCGCCTCCCCCATCCTGACCCTGGTCCCCTAACGCGCCCCAGCTCGCAAGTCCCGCTCCACTTACTGCAGGCGATAGAGGCCGGCTTGGGGAGCAGAGTCCTGGCGGCTTGGAAACTCCGGCCTAGGCCCATTGCAGCACAATACCCCGCTGCAATACAGGCCGCCATGCCAGCTAGCTAACGTCAAGACTACAGCTCCCAGTAATCAGTGCGACGAGGTTGC
It includes:
- the MRPL19 gene encoding large ribosomal subunit protein bL19m, whose translation is MAACIAAGYCAAMGLGRSFQAARTLLPKPASIACRVHAGPVRQQSTGPSEPGAFQPPPKPVILDKRRPVELERRFLSPEFIPPRGRTDPLKFQMERKDMLERRKVLHIPEFYVGSILRVTTADPYASGKISQFLGICIQRSGRGLGATFILRNVIEGQGVEICFELYNPRVQEIQVVKLEKRLDDSLLYLRDALPEYSTFDVNMKPEVQEPNQKVPVNELKVKMKPKPWSKRWERPNFNIKGIRFDLCLTEEQMKEAQKWSQPWLEFDMMREYDTSKIEAAIWKEIEASKRS